Proteins encoded in a region of the Rhodococcus sp. SBT000017 genome:
- the mce gene encoding methylmalonyl-CoA epimerase, with protein MAMTSSTQSYTGAPLRSDLVTAIDHVGVAVPDLDAAITWYTDHLGMVAVHEEINEEQGVREAMLSFPGATEKSAALQLLAPIDESSTIAKFIGRNGPGLQQLAYRVTDIEEISTELRARGVRLLYDAPRRGTADSRINFVHPKDAGGVLIELVEPNPDGH; from the coding sequence ATGGCCATGACCTCCAGCACGCAGTCTTACACGGGAGCCCCGCTGCGCTCCGATCTGGTGACGGCTATCGATCATGTGGGTGTCGCGGTGCCCGATCTCGACGCTGCCATCACCTGGTACACAGACCACCTCGGAATGGTTGCAGTGCACGAGGAGATCAACGAGGAACAGGGCGTTCGCGAGGCGATGCTCTCCTTCCCCGGGGCCACGGAGAAGTCCGCTGCGCTGCAGTTGCTCGCGCCGATCGACGAGTCGTCCACCATCGCCAAGTTCATCGGCCGCAACGGCCCGGGACTGCAGCAATTGGCGTACCGCGTCACCGATATCGAAGAGATCTCGACCGAGCTGCGCGCTCGCGGCGTTCGGTTGCTGTACGACGCCCCGCGCCGCGGGACCGCCGATTCTCGAATCAACTTCGTCCACCCCAAAGACGCCGGTGGAGTGCTCATCGAACTGGTCGAACCGAACCCCGACGGGCACTGA
- a CDS encoding adenylate/guanylate cyclase domain-containing protein encodes MPQLRRSAAPLGSRLLGDTSESPRRRRIRIQLLLTVFLVLSNLIGAVIVGVLISVVVPGPNVLDPEKYWWVNFIVVPVYVFLAFVVGVVWGTTSALSSLRWGIEDRQPTRSEQVATLAMPWRLTRIQIALWIGALILLTTIDGIIDPQAIPKVAFTIAAGGTVVCAFSYLLSEFALRPIAARALEAGDPRRIRIAGVMGRSILSWLLGTGVPVSGLMMIAVFRFLRPETTSAQLAVSILALGGITIVFGLALTVLGGFATTSPINNVRAGMAEVEKGNMDVRLAVYDGTELGELQSGFNRMADGVRDREKIRDLFGRHVGHEVAEKALQSDSELGGHERDIAVFFIDLVGSTELAASRPPTEVVHLLNRFFAVVVDEVDEHGGFINKFEGDAALAIFGAPNEIADHCGSALAAARAIARRLVVEVPECSAAVGVAAGRAVAGNVGAKSRFEYTVIGDPVNEAARLSELAKNAPGAILASKTAVDGAADDEAHRWEFGDSVTLRGRSAQTVLANPKDVKVTADKPVAVHA; translated from the coding sequence ATGCCGCAATTGAGACGATCTGCCGCTCCCCTGGGTTCCCGACTGCTCGGCGACACCTCCGAGTCGCCACGTCGACGACGGATCCGAATTCAGCTGCTGTTGACCGTCTTCTTGGTCCTGTCGAACCTGATCGGCGCAGTCATCGTGGGCGTTCTGATCAGCGTCGTCGTTCCGGGCCCCAACGTCCTCGACCCCGAGAAGTACTGGTGGGTCAATTTCATCGTCGTCCCGGTGTACGTCTTTCTCGCCTTCGTGGTCGGCGTCGTCTGGGGCACCACAAGCGCGCTGAGCAGTCTGCGATGGGGCATCGAGGATCGCCAGCCCACACGGTCCGAACAGGTCGCGACTCTCGCAATGCCCTGGCGCCTGACGCGCATCCAGATAGCGCTGTGGATCGGCGCATTGATCCTGTTGACCACCATCGACGGCATCATCGATCCGCAGGCGATCCCCAAGGTTGCCTTTACGATCGCCGCGGGCGGCACAGTCGTCTGCGCATTCAGCTACCTGCTCAGTGAGTTCGCCCTCCGCCCCATCGCGGCTCGGGCGCTCGAGGCAGGTGACCCACGACGGATCCGCATCGCCGGTGTCATGGGTCGTTCCATTCTGTCGTGGTTGCTGGGAACCGGTGTTCCGGTCTCCGGGCTGATGATGATCGCGGTTTTCCGCTTCCTCAGACCCGAGACGACGTCTGCCCAGCTGGCTGTGTCGATCCTCGCGCTCGGCGGAATCACCATCGTGTTCGGACTCGCACTGACTGTCCTCGGCGGATTTGCGACGACCTCCCCCATCAACAACGTACGAGCGGGGATGGCCGAGGTGGAGAAGGGCAACATGGACGTCCGACTCGCGGTGTACGACGGCACCGAGCTCGGCGAGCTGCAGAGCGGATTCAATCGAATGGCCGACGGAGTGCGCGATCGGGAGAAGATTCGCGACCTGTTCGGTAGACACGTCGGCCATGAGGTCGCCGAAAAAGCACTGCAGTCCGACAGCGAACTCGGCGGGCACGAACGCGATATTGCGGTGTTCTTCATCGACCTCGTGGGTTCGACCGAGTTGGCAGCATCGCGGCCGCCCACCGAGGTCGTGCATCTGCTCAACCGGTTCTTCGCAGTAGTCGTCGACGAGGTCGACGAACACGGCGGTTTCATCAACAAATTCGAGGGCGACGCGGCGCTGGCAATCTTCGGGGCCCCCAACGAAATTGCCGATCACTGCGGCTCCGCGTTGGCCGCAGCCCGAGCAATAGCCCGACGGCTGGTGGTCGAAGTCCCCGAATGCAGTGCCGCTGTGGGTGTCGCGGCGGGACGCGCAGTGGCCGGCAACGTCGGTGCGAAGTCGCGATTCGAGTACACCGTCATCGGAGACCCGGTGAACGAGGCCGCTCGCCTCTCCGAACTGGCGAAGAACGCTCCAGGGGCGATCCTGGCTTCCAAAACGGCAGTCGACGGTGCCGCAGATGACGAAGCCCATCGTTGGGAATTCGGTGATTCGGTAACCCTCCGTGGACGCTCTGCGCAAACAGTCCTCGCGAATCCGAAAGATGTGAAAGTCACCGCCGACAAGCCTGTTGCCGTGCACGCCTGA
- a CDS encoding acetyl-CoA C-acetyltransferase, producing MTTTVIVAGARTPVGRFSGALKDFSGSDLGGIAIKGALEKAGVAPDQVDYVIMGQVLTAGAGQIPARQAAVAAGIPMTVPALTINKVCLSGVDAIALADQLIRAGEFEIVVAGGQESMTQAPHMLEKSRAGFKYGDVTMRDHLAYDGLYDIFTDQAMGALTEQRNQSTEVITREEQDTFAAESHQKAAAAWKNGVFDDEVVPVSIPQRKGEPIQFTADEGIRADTTVDSLGKLRPAFDKAGTVTAGSASQISDGAAAVVVMSKEKAESLGLTWLAEIGAHGVVAGPDSTLQSQPARAIAKACEKDGIDPKDLDVVEINEAFAAVGIASTRELGIDPEIVNVNGGAISIGHPLGMSGARIALHLALELQRRGGGVGAAALCGGGGQGDALIVRVPKQ from the coding sequence GTGACCACAACAGTCATCGTCGCCGGCGCTCGCACACCCGTGGGACGTTTTTCGGGCGCACTCAAGGACTTCTCGGGATCGGACCTCGGCGGGATCGCCATCAAGGGTGCACTCGAGAAGGCCGGTGTCGCGCCGGATCAGGTCGACTACGTCATCATGGGCCAGGTTCTCACCGCTGGTGCCGGCCAGATTCCGGCCCGTCAGGCTGCGGTTGCCGCGGGCATTCCGATGACCGTGCCCGCCCTGACGATCAACAAGGTGTGCCTGTCCGGAGTCGACGCCATCGCACTGGCCGACCAGCTGATCCGCGCCGGCGAATTCGAGATCGTCGTCGCCGGTGGCCAGGAGTCGATGACCCAGGCACCGCACATGCTCGAGAAGTCGCGTGCCGGATTCAAGTACGGCGATGTCACCATGCGTGATCACCTCGCCTACGACGGCCTGTACGACATTTTCACCGATCAGGCCATGGGTGCACTGACCGAGCAGCGCAACCAGAGCACCGAGGTCATCACTCGCGAGGAGCAGGACACCTTCGCCGCCGAGTCGCATCAGAAAGCTGCTGCGGCCTGGAAGAACGGCGTCTTCGACGACGAAGTGGTCCCGGTGTCGATTCCGCAGCGCAAGGGCGAGCCGATCCAGTTCACCGCGGACGAAGGCATTCGCGCCGACACCACCGTCGACTCCCTCGGCAAGCTTCGCCCCGCCTTCGACAAGGCAGGCACCGTCACAGCCGGATCGGCGTCGCAGATTTCCGACGGTGCCGCCGCCGTCGTGGTGATGAGCAAGGAGAAGGCGGAGTCGCTCGGTCTGACCTGGCTCGCCGAGATCGGTGCCCACGGAGTGGTGGCCGGTCCCGACTCCACACTGCAGTCGCAGCCTGCTCGCGCGATCGCCAAGGCATGCGAGAAGGACGGCATCGATCCGAAGGACCTCGACGTCGTCGAGATCAACGAGGCGTTCGCAGCGGTCGGAATCGCGTCGACGCGTGAGCTGGGCATCGATCCCGAGATCGTGAACGTCAACGGCGGAGCGATCTCGATCGGGCATCCGCTCGGCATGTCTGGAGCTCGCATTGCCTTGCATCTGGCTCTCGAGCTGCAGCGACGCGGCGGTGGCGTCGGCGCGGCCGCGTTGTGCGGCGGCGGTGGACAGGGCGACGCCCTCATCGTTCGAGTGCCGAAGCAGTAG
- a CDS encoding ATP/GTP-binding protein has protein sequence MPRRNQPRRTNRSGPSDLGPPTDSVLGGNRVEVGPDGDTYTTRMVPGAKAVKTYRCPGCDHEVRPGVAHIVAWPSDDFGGADNRRHWHTGCWSGRNTRGLTRRWS, from the coding sequence GTGCCTCGTCGTAACCAACCCCGCCGAACGAATCGGAGCGGCCCGAGTGATCTCGGCCCGCCAACCGACTCCGTGCTGGGCGGCAACCGGGTCGAGGTCGGTCCGGACGGTGACACCTATACGACGCGGATGGTCCCGGGCGCCAAGGCCGTGAAGACCTATCGATGCCCCGGCTGTGACCACGAGGTGCGGCCTGGCGTCGCACATATCGTCGCGTGGCCGTCGGACGATTTCGGTGGTGCCGACAATCGCAGACATTGGCACACCGGATGTTGGTCCGGCCGAAACACGCGAGGCCTCACCCGCAGATGGTCGTAG
- the nucS gene encoding endonuclease NucS, with protein sequence MRLVIARCQVDYVGRLTAHLPSARRLLLVKSDGSVSVHADDRAYKPLNWMSPPCWMVETTEDETIKWVVTNKAGEELRIIIDDVELDSSHELGIDPGLVKDGVEAHLQELLAEHVSTLGDGYTLVRREYMTAIGPVDLLCRNADGGTVAVEIKRRGEIDGVEQLTRYLELLNRDPLLAPVSGVFAAQVIKPQAKTLATDRGIRCLTLDYDVLRGTDSTEFRLF encoded by the coding sequence GTGCGTCTAGTTATTGCTCGTTGCCAAGTCGACTATGTCGGCCGTCTCACCGCACACCTCCCGTCCGCTCGCCGCCTGCTTCTCGTCAAGTCCGACGGATCGGTCAGCGTGCACGCGGACGACCGGGCCTACAAGCCGCTCAACTGGATGTCGCCGCCCTGCTGGATGGTCGAGACCACCGAGGACGAGACGATCAAGTGGGTCGTCACCAACAAGGCCGGCGAGGAACTTCGTATCATCATCGACGACGTCGAACTCGACTCCAGTCACGAGTTGGGTATCGATCCCGGGTTGGTGAAAGACGGTGTGGAGGCTCACCTTCAGGAGTTGTTGGCCGAGCACGTCAGCACCTTGGGTGACGGCTACACGCTCGTGCGACGCGAGTACATGACGGCCATCGGACCGGTGGATCTGTTGTGCCGCAACGCCGATGGCGGAACAGTGGCTGTGGAGATCAAGCGACGTGGTGAGATCGACGGCGTCGAACAGCTGACTCGGTATCTCGAGCTGCTCAATCGCGATCCGCTGCTGGCCCCGGTCAGTGGAGTGTTTGCTGCGCAGGTCATCAAGCCGCAGGCGAAGACGCTGGCCACCGATCGCGGCATTCGTTGTCTCACACTCGACTACGACGTCCTGCGGGGAACCGACAGTACCGAGTTTCGGCTTTTCTGA